The genomic stretch TTCCGCCTGAACCAGGTCGATGTCCTCCGAGTATCGACTCGGGGGGTGGATGAACAGCTTGTTGAACGCCGTTCCGCCGCGAAGTGTCAGTGAACCGGCCAAGCCCGGGTCGGTGAAAACCTCGACGACCGCGCGTGAGAGCACGAGGTCCTGTTCAACCTGGGCGTCGTCAGCCCAAGGTGCGGTGGAGCGCCACGCTGTAATGTGTGCCTGCGGAATCAAGTCTCAATCTCGATCGGCTCTGCGACGGACACATTCCAACGCCGGTCCTCGGTGACGCCCGCTTCCGTCCGCCCCGGGCGAAGCGGCACGACACGAGGTGATTGACGGACAAGCCACTCGCGAAGCGATTTCGCCTGTTGCCGGCCACGGACCTTTTCGAGCAAGTAACCTAGCCGCTGCGCATTGGGCACGTCCGCGCTGGCGCGCACCGCTCTCAGTAACCGCTTCGGCTCCAACAGCGGAACCAGCTCCGCAAGAACGGTCGCGACGTTGTCAAGGTGGCCCGCCACTCGTGCGAAGCGCACCAGATCAACGGCGGTCGCCTCCGGAGTAGACACGCGCATCGAACCGGTCGGCGTCTTTACATCTTGTACCGGTGCCTTGGTGCAGTGTTTGCTGACGAAGAGCCGAATTCTCGCCCGACCGACCTCCAACGGCCTGGTTGGCCGGTCCGTGAGCACCTGAAACTCCTGGGGTTGCTGATGCGACGCCCCATGAATACCTGCAGCGCTGAGCAGACCGACGTAGTACGGCCGGTCCATCGCTTTCATCAGATCGTTGATGAACCAGGACGGGGGTGGTGCGCCGGCATGGAGATACTCAAGCGGCACGACGACGTAGAAGTAGTTTTTGACTTTGACCACGCGCTGCCGCCGGGCCAGTCGCTGCAGCGCCTTCTTGACCGCCTCGGCCGAAAGGCCGCTGCCGCTGATCGCCTCGCTACGGAGGAAGGTGTACCTTCCACCCGCCTGTATCGAATCGACCCAGCTTTCCACGGTCATCTGAGGCATTATCGCACCGAATCATCGTTTCCGTAAAAGGACGATATATGTCCCTTTCTGCAAACAAGTTTACGCCACGATCTCGCCCGAGTCAAACGGCCTTTTTTTCAGGGCGTACGAAAGGAGGCTGATCGCGTCGACTGACGCTCAGAGCACAGGAGGTACGTCGCTTCGGCCGGGTTCCGGACGACCAACTCCGAGACGGGCAAACAGAGGAAGAGTGGTTGGCATGGGCCGAATGGCAGGCCCAGCAGGTCCATTCGTTGGGTGATTGAGCGTTGCACGAAGATCGTGCTCTTTCTCGCCGCGATGATCAGCGGTTGTTGTTGAGAAATATGTGTAGTTGACCCGAATTCCTTGTCCTTCTGTGTCCGCTGGTGTACCCTGGTGTCACTCTATGTCATGCGTCGAACGGCGATGCATACGAAATGTGGTGTTTTGACTGATTAGAGAGGGTTGCCTGCTTAATCGATTCCCCCCGCTTCCAGTTCGCGAAAATGGCCGTTTCTGACGCGAAAACAGCGAAGAACAGCGGTTTCTTGCGGGAAAAACACCGAACTCAATCAGACTCCTAAAGCCCACTGGGGACCGTCCAAAACCTGTTCAGTTTTGTACTTCCTTTGTACTCTCCGACGGCTGGCGCTGTGTCTGCACTCAACGGTCGCAGCCGTCGTGCACATTTTTCGTGAGTCAATTCCGAGCGCAGTCTTGTTGGCGTCGCCGGTCGTGCCCGTCAGAGGTGACGCGTGTGCCGGCCTGCGTGGCGGATCCGGGGAGATAGGGACAGCGGGAAACAGGGACCCACTCCCATGTCCGCCGGTTCCGAAAGTCAACGTTGAAAACAGCTTGCAGCAGGACGTTCGGAGTGGACTTCGCTAAAATCCGATCATCCATCCCACTTGTGGATTTGTGCTACAGTCGGCCGTACACGATACCGCACCGGTCGCGCACGGCCTGCAATTACATCGTACCGTCGCTACAGCCCCAAGGACGGCGTATTACACCGGGTCCCGCCCTCCTGACGCCACCAAGACTCTGCCGCTACCACCGGCCCCGATTTTCCCGATCCCGACGCCACTCGTCACGCAGATAGCGTTGCCGTCGCCATTGATCCCA from Phycisphaerae bacterium encodes the following:
- a CDS encoding type IV toxin-antitoxin system AbiEi family antitoxin — its product is MPQMTVESWVDSIQAGGRYTFLRSEAISGSGLSAEAVKKALQRLARRQRVVKVKNYFYVVVPLEYLHAGAPPPSWFINDLMKAMDRPYYVGLLSAAGIHGASHQQPQEFQVLTDRPTRPLEVGRARIRLFVSKHCTKAPVQDVKTPTGSMRVSTPEATAVDLVRFARVAGHLDNVATVLAELVPLLEPKRLLRAVRASADVPNAQRLGYLLEKVRGRQQAKSLREWLVRQSPRVVPLRPGRTEAGVTEDRRWNVSVAEPIEIET